In Scomber japonicus isolate fScoJap1 chromosome 19, fScoJap1.pri, whole genome shotgun sequence, a single genomic region encodes these proteins:
- the LOC128379981 gene encoding trypsin-1-like, whose protein sequence is MKTAMKTVMKSLIPLLVVASAVAAVDVQKRILNGYNCPDTEGTHYVVLKNGNNEFCGGNLISDEWILTAAHCEDGQPAFEVVLGKHPSLAGTEMHITATSVRHYFPDDTVAKADRHDIMLVKLPQKTTHPTITLPPTSCTSPTPPFPDNPYTIMGWSFTDLAHKIKPVKLQCGKVPLFADCTGRSGTRKVVYTEADPADRKWNNNHMLCSKSLMMCQGCPGDSGGSLVKGGVLVGVTVGGRANDGITYFMDSAGTLGSYMTLHPALLELLSPLQPPPVSAQPTGESPGKVGQDRVRFGCLG, encoded by the exons ATGAAGACCGCGATGAAGACCGTGATGAAGAGTTTGATCCCTCTGCTCGTCGTAGCGTCAGCAG TTGCTGCTGTGGACGTTCAGAAGAGAATACTGAACGGATACAACTGTCCTGATACTGAAGGGACACACTACGTGGTTCTGAAGAACGGAAACAATGAGTTCTGTGGAGGGAATCTGATCAGTGATGAGTGGatcctcactgctgctcactgTGAGGATGGGCAACC tgCCTTTGAGGTGGTTTTGGGCAAACATCCATCTTTAGCAGGAACAGAGATGCACATCACAGCCACTAGTGTGAGGCATTACTTTCCTGATGACACCGTTGCCAAAGCAGACCGTCATGACATCATGCTCGTTAAACTGCCCCAAAAGACTACTCATCCCACCATCACTCTCCCTCCTACTAGCTGTACATCACCCACTCCTCCTTTCCCTGATAATCCCTACACTATCATGGGATGGTCCTTCACAGATCTAGCCC ACAAGATCAAGCCAGTCAAGCTGCAGTGTGGTAAAGTTCCTCTGTTTGCTGACTGCACCGGTCGGAGCGGGACACGTAAAGTCGTTTACACTGAAGCTGATCCAGCTGATCGTAAATGGAATAATAATCACATGCTCTGCAGCAAAAGCCTGATGATGTGTCAGGGCTGCCCA gGAGACTCTGGCGGCAGTCTGGTGAAGGGTGGTGTTCTGGTTGGAGTCACTGTTGGTGGTCGTGCTAATGACGGGATCACTTACTTCATGGAT TCAGCTGGTACACTCGGCTCATATATGACCCTCCACCCGGCTCTACTGGAGCTGCTGTCCCCGCTCCAGCCTCCACCTGTCTCCGCTCAGCCAACAGGTGAGTCTCCGGGTAAAGTGGGACAGGATCGCGTGAGGTTTGGTTGTTTGGGATGA
- the fsd1l gene encoding FSD1-like protein, with the protein MDTQKEALRRIISTLANKNEELQIFLETVDTTLSGLQEESFKVTSDLEAELEQLSSALEEKGAELRGAIKEETQRKEAQLQKQLSEGRVAMMSCEELLDFANQTLTITNEEEFLKAAKQIKERVTMAPAFRLTTRPAAVAGFSEFTVDFSVERAGLQRLHFLPVPAAPQVDPSCCVVHDNTVTVAWQPAGEGVADGSGRIERYDVEYRKTNQESPLRAAGACWEKIHDITDTQVTITGLKFDSHFVVVRVRARNKAAAGEFSEPVAIETTAFNFGFDAATAHPELKVQGDTVTWEPQGVKGHDPRLKGKENKSSSRSATPSPNKTAASRTGRDRFAGESYTVLGDQEMSGGCHYWELRPLADWKSLSVGVAYRASLGRFDQLGKSAGSWCLHASQWLQSSLAAKHNNRAKALDWPLPQRIGIYCNYDNGDLFFIDVDHLRLLHAFKTKFSQTLVPAFTVWCGGISVTTGLQVPSFMGKFLSTNQSLSNLSQ; encoded by the exons ATGGACACtcagaag GAAGCTCTGCGGAGGATCATCAGCACGTTAGCCAATAAGAATGAAGAGCTCCAAATCTTCCTGGAGACAGTCGACACCACGCTCTCAGGACTGCAG GAGGAGTCATTTAAAGTGACGTCAGACCTGGAGGCGGAGCTTGAGCAGCTAAGCTCCGCCCTGGAAGAGAAGGGGGCGGAGCTCCGTGGCGCCATTAAAGAGGAGACGCAGAGGAAGGAGGCGCAGCTGCAG AAGCAGCTGTCGGAGGGGCGGGTCGCGATGATGTCATGCGAGGAGCTGCTCGACTTCGCCAACCAGACGCTGACCATCACCAACGAAGAAGAATTCCTCAAG gctgcaaaacaaatcaaagagaG GGTAACCATGGCGCCGGCGTTCCGGCTGACGACCCGACCGGCGGCGGTGGCGGGCTTTTCAGAGTTCACCGTGGACTTTAGCGTGGAgagggcggggcttcagcgacTTCACTTCCTGCCAG TGCCCGCTGCGCCGCAGGTCGACCCCTCCTGCTGCGTCGTCCATGACAACACCGTCACGGTTGCCTGGCAGCCGGCCGGTGAGGGCGTTGCCGATGGCAGCGGGCGAATTGAACGCTACGATGTCgaatacagaaaaacaaatcagGAGAGCCCACTGAGAGCAGCAggggcatgctgggaaaaaatcCACgacatcacagacacacaggtcaCCATCACAg GTCTGAAGTTTGACTCTCATTTCGTTGTCGTTCGCGTCCGAGCCAGAAACAAGGCGGCCGCCGGCGAGTTCTCCGAGCCCGTCGCCATAGAAACCACAG cgTTTAACTTCGGCTTCGACGCGGCGACGGCTCACCCGGAGCTGAAGGTGCAGGGGGACACGGTGACCTGGGAGCCAcagggggtcaaaggtcacgacCCCCGACTGAAAGGCAAAGAGAATAAGAGCAG CAGCAGAAGCGCCACGCCGTCGCCCAATAAGACGGCAGCAAGCCGGACAGGACGCGACCGATTCGCTGGAGAGTCGTACACAGTTCTGg GCGACCAGGAAATGAGTGGCGGCTGTCACTACTGGGAGCTCCGCCCCCTGGCTGACTGGAAGTCGCTCAGCGTGGGCGTGGCCTATAGAGCTAGCCTGGGGCGCTTCGACCAATTAGGGAAGAGCGCTGGTTCGTGGTGTCTCCACGCCAGCCAATGGCTGCAGAGCTCGCTCGCTGCGAAGCACAACAACCGAGCGAAGGCACTGGATTGGCCGCTGCCTCAGCGAATTGGAATCTACTGTAACTACGACAACG gTGATCTGTTCTTCATCGACGTCGATCATCTTCGTCTTCTTCACGCTTTCAAAACAAAGTTCAGCCAGACGCTCGTTCCCGCCTTCACC GTTTGGTGCGGCGGGATCTCCGTGACAACCGGCCTGCAGGTGCCGAGCTTCATGGGAAAGTTTCTCTCCACCAATCAGAGCCTCAGTAACTTGTCGCAGTAG